From the Selenomonas timonae genome, one window contains:
- a CDS encoding galactokinase, which yields MAILDEMNKVFREKFGAADTHAYFSPGRVNLIGEHTDYNGGHVFPCAISLGTYALVAPRTDGVSRLYSMNLPEQGVVEFPMHGAVKTDVYGWANYPIGVVRMMEDAGHAAAHGFDILFYGNLPNGAGLSSSASIEVLMAVILNDELGLGIDMVELVKLAQKAENIFVGMNCGIMDQFAVGMGKKDCAILLDCNTLAYRYSKLDLKGCSIVITNTNKAHSLVTSAYNERRMQSEAALKALQKVKAIKSLGELTNAEFDENAAVIEDEVERRRARHAVYENRRTLEAVEALEKNDVKRFGALMNDSHVSLRDDYEVTGLELDTLAELAWQQEGVLGSRMTGGGFAGCTVSIVRDEAIPAFEKNVAEAYTAKIGYAPSFYVANIADGARRL from the coding sequence GAGCATACGGACTACAACGGCGGACATGTCTTCCCGTGCGCGATCTCGCTCGGTACGTATGCGCTCGTTGCACCGCGCACGGACGGCGTGTCGCGGCTCTACTCGATGAATTTGCCGGAGCAGGGCGTGGTGGAGTTCCCCATGCACGGCGCGGTGAAGACGGATGTCTATGGCTGGGCGAACTACCCCATCGGCGTTGTGCGCATGATGGAGGATGCGGGTCACGCGGCGGCGCACGGCTTTGACATTCTGTTCTACGGCAATCTGCCGAACGGAGCGGGCCTCTCCTCCTCCGCATCCATCGAGGTGCTGATGGCAGTTATCCTGAACGACGAACTCGGGCTTGGCATCGACATGGTGGAACTCGTGAAGCTCGCGCAGAAGGCGGAAAATATCTTTGTCGGCATGAACTGCGGCATCATGGATCAGTTCGCGGTTGGAATGGGGAAGAAGGATTGTGCAATCCTCCTCGACTGCAACACGCTTGCGTACCGCTACAGCAAGCTCGACCTCAAGGGCTGCAGCATCGTCATCACGAATACAAACAAGGCGCACAGCCTCGTCACCTCGGCGTACAACGAGCGTCGGATGCAGAGCGAGGCGGCACTCAAGGCGCTGCAGAAGGTGAAGGCGATCAAGTCACTCGGCGAGCTGACAAACGCAGAGTTCGATGAGAATGCCGCCGTAATCGAGGATGAGGTCGAGCGCAGACGCGCACGCCATGCGGTCTACGAGAACCGCCGCACGCTCGAAGCGGTGGAGGCACTTGAGAAAAACGATGTGAAGCGTTTCGGTGCGCTGATGAACGACTCCCACGTCTCCCTGCGCGACGACTACGAGGTGACGGGGCTGGAGCTGGATACGCTCGCAGAGCTTGCGTGGCAGCAGGAGGGCGTGCTCGGCTCGCGCATGACGGGCGGCGGCTTTGCAGGCTGCACGGTCAGCATTGTGCGCGACGAGGCAATCCCCGCATTCGAGAAGAATGTTGCAGAGGCGTATACGGCGAAGATCGGCTATGCACCGAGCTTCTACGTGGCAAATATTGCGGACGGCGCACGCCGCCTGTAA